A region of Lepus europaeus isolate LE1 chromosome 2, mLepTim1.pri, whole genome shotgun sequence DNA encodes the following proteins:
- the DVL3 gene encoding segment polarity protein dishevelled homolog DVL-3 — protein sequence MGETKIIYHLDGQETPYLVKLPLPAERVTLADFKGVLQRPSYKFFFKSMDDDFGVVKEEISDDNAKLPCFNGRVVSWLVSAEGSHPEPAPFCADNPVELPPPMERTGGIGDSRPPSFHPHAGGGSQENLDNDTETDSLVSAQRERPRRRDGPEHAARLNGTAKGERRREPGGYDSSSTLMSSELETTSFFDSDEDDSTSRFSSSTEQSSASRLMRRHKRRRRKQKVSRIERSSSFSSITDSTMSLNIITVTLNMEKYNFLGISIVGQSNERGDGGIYIGSIMKGGAVAADGRIEPGDMLLQVNEINFENMSNDDAVRVLREIVHKPGPITLTVAKCWDPSPRGCFTLPRSEPIRPIDPAAWVSHTAAMTGTFPAYGMSPSLSTITSTSSSITSSIPDTERLDDFHLSIHSDMAAIVKAMASPESGLEVRDRMWLKITIPNAFIGSDVVDWLYHNVEGFTDRREARKYASNLLKAGFIRHTVNKITFSEQCYYIFGDLCGNMANLSLHDHDGSSGASDQDTLAPLPHPGAAPWPMAFPYQYPPPPHPYNPHPGFPELGYSYGGGSASSQHSEGSRSSGSNRSGSDRRKEKDPKAGDSKSGGSGSESDHTTRSSLRGPRERAPSERSGPAASEHSHRSHHSLASSLRSHHTHPSYGPPGVPPLYGPPMLMMPPPPAALGPPGAPPGRDLASVPPELTASRQSFRMAMGNPTKNFGLFDFL from the exons AGTGGTGAAGGAGGAGATCTCTGACGACAATGCCAAGCTGCCCTGCTTCAATGGCCGCGTGGTGTCCTGG CTGGTGTCAGCTGAGGGCTCACACCCAGAACCAGCCCCCTTCTGCGCAGACAACCCAGTGGAGCTGCCACCGCCTATGGAGCGCACCGGTGGCATCGGGGACTCGAGGCCCCCATCCTTCCA CCCTCATGCTGGCGGGGGCAGCCAGGAGAACCTGGACAATGACACCGAGACGGACTCGTTGGTGTCTGCCCAGCGGGAACGGCCTCGCCGCAGGGACGGCCCAGAGCACG CGGCCCGGCTAAACGGAACTGCGAAGGGGGAGCGGCGGCGCGAGCCCGGGGGTTATGATAGCTCCTCCACCCTTATGAGCAGCGAGTTGGAGACCACCAGCTTCTTTGACTCAGATGAGGATGATTCCACCAGCAG GTTCAGCAGCTCCACAGAGCAGAGCAGCGCCTCGCGCCTAATGAGAAGACACAAGCGGCGGCGGAGGAAGCAGAAGGTCTCCCGGATTGAGCGG TCCTCCTCCTTCAGCAGCATCACTGACTCCACCATGTCCCTGAACATCATCACCGTCACTCTCAACATGG AAAAGTATAACTTCTTGGGCATCTCCATTGTGGGCCAAAGCAACGAGCGTGGTGATGGAGGCATCTACATTGGCTCTATCATGAAGGGTGGGGCTGTGGCTGCTGATGGACGCATCGAGCCTGGAGACATGCTGTTACAG GTAAACGAGATCAACTTTGAGAACATGAGTAACGATGATGCAGTCCGGGTACTGCGGGAGATTGTGCACAAACCAGG GCCCATCACCCTGACTGTAGccaagtgctgggacccaagtCCACGTGGTTGTTTCACATTGCCCAGGA GTGAACCTATCCGGCCCATTGACCctgcagcctgggtctcccacactgcagCCATGACCGGCACCTTCCCCGCCTACGGCATGAGCCCTTCCCTGAGCACCATCACCTCCACCAGCTCCTCCATCACCAGCTCCATCCCCGACACAGAGC GCCTAGATGActtccacctgtccatccacagCGACATGGCTGCCATCGTGAAAGCAATGGCCTCCCCTGAATCAGGGCTGGAGGTCCGAGACCGCATGTGGCTCAAGATTACCATCCCCAATGCCTTCATCG GCTCAGATGTGGTGGACTGGCTGTACCACAACGTGGAAGGCTTCACCGACCGGCGGGAGGCCCGCAAGTACGCCAGCAACCTGCTGAAAGCCGGCTTCATCCGCCATACTGTCAACAAGATCACCTTCTCGGAGCAGTGCTACTACATCTTTGGTGACCTCTGCGGCA ACATGGCCAACCTGTCCCTCCATGACCACGACGGTTCCAGTGGCGCCTCGGATCAGGACACTCTGGCCCCTCTGCCGCACCCTGGGGCCGCCCCTTGGCCCATGGCTTTCCCTTACCAATACCCGCCGCCCCCACACCCCTACAACCCGCACCCGGGCTTCCCGGAGCTGGGCTACAGCTATGGCGGAGGCAGCGCCAGCAGTCAGCACAGTGAAG GCAGTAGGAGCAGTGGCTCCAACCGCAGCGGCAGCGATCGAAGGAAGGAGAAGGACCCGAAGGCAGGGGACTCCAAGTCGGGCGGCAGTGGCAGCGAGTCGGACCACACGACTCGCAGCAGCCTGCGTGGGCCACGAGAGCGGGCTCCCAGCGAGCGCTCGGGCCCGGCGGCCAGCGAGCACAGCCACCGTAGTCACCACTCGCTGGCCAGCAGTCTGCGCAGCCACCACACGCACCCCAGCTACGGTCCTCCCGGAGTGCCACCGCTCTACGGGCCCCCCATGCTGATGATGCCCCCGCCGCCTGCAGCCTTGGGGCCCCCTGGAGCCCCTCCGGGCCGTGACCTAGCCTCGGTGCCCCCCGAACTGACCGCCAGCAGACAGTCCTTCCGCATGGCCATGGGAAACCCCA ccaagaatttCGGGCTGTTTGACTTTCTGTGA
- the AP2M1 gene encoding AP-2 complex subunit mu: MIGGLFIYNHKGEVLISRVYRDDIGRNAVDAFRVNVIHARQQVRSPVTNIARTSFFHVKRSNIWLAAVTKQNVNAAMVFEFLYKMCDVMAAYFGKISEENIKNNFVLIYELLDEILDFGYPQNSETGALKTFITQQGIKSQTKEEQSQITSQVTGQIGWRREGIKYRRNELFLDVLESVNLLMSPQGQVLSAHVSGRVVMKSYLSGMPECKFGMNDKIVIEKQGKGTADETSKSGKQSIAIDDCTFHQCVRLSKFDSERSISFIPPDGEFELMRYRTTKDIILPFRVIPLVREVGRTKLEVKVVIKSNFKPSLLAQKIEVRIPTPLNTSGVQVICMKGKAKYKASENAIVWKIKRMAGMKESQISAEIELLPTNDKKKWARPPISMNFEVPFAPSGLKVRYLKVFEPKLNYSDHDVIKWVRYIGRSGIYETRC; this comes from the exons ATGATCGGAGGCTTATTCATCTATAATCACAAGGGGGAGGTGCTCATCTCCCGGGTCTACCGAGATGACATCGG GAGGAATGCAGTGGATGCCTTCCGGGTCAATGTTATCCACGCCCGGCAACAGGTGCGCAGCCCCGTCACCAACATTGCTCGCACCAGCTTCTTCCATGTTAAGCGGTCCAACATCTGGCTGGCAGCTGTCACCAAGCAGAATGTCAACGCTGCCATGGTCTTCGAATTCCTCTATAAGATGTGTGACGTAATGGCTGCCTACTTTGGCAAGATCAGCGAAGAAAACATCAAGAACAATTTTGTGCTCATATACGAGCTGCTGGATG AGATCCTGGACTTTGGCTACCCACAGAACTCTGAGACAGGCGCTCTGAAAACCTTCATCACCCAGCAGGGCATCAAGAGTCAG ACAAAAGAAGAACAGTCCCAGATCACCAGCCAGGTGACTGGGCAGATCGGCTGGCGGCGAGAAGGCATCAAGTATCGCCGGAATGAGCTCTTCTTGGATGTGCTAGAGAGTGTGAACCTACTGATGTCCCCACAGG GGCAGGTGCTGAGTGCCCATGTGTCCGGCCGGGTGGTGATGAAGAGCTACCTGAGTGGCATGCCCGAGTGCAAGTTTGGGATGAATGACAAGATTGTAATTGAAAAGCAAGGCAAAGGCACAGCTGATGAAACAAGCAAGAG CGGGAAGCAATCAATTGCCATTGATGACTGCACCTTCCACCAGTGTGTGCGACTCAGCAAGTTTGATTCTGAACGCAGCATCAGCTTCATCCCACCAGATGGAGAGTTTGAGCTCATGAG GTATCGCACCACCAAGGACATCATCCTTCCTTTCCGGGTGATTCCGCTGGTACGGGAAGTGGGACGCACCAAACTGGAGGTAAAGGTGGTCATCAAGTCCAACTTCAAGCCCTCACTGCTGGCTCAGAAAATTGAG GTGCGGATTCCAACCCCACTGAACACAAGCGGTGTGCAGGTGATCTGCATGAAGGGGAAGGCCAAGTATAAGGCCAGTGAGAACGCCATCGTATGGAA GATCAAGCGCATGGCAGGCATGAAGGAATCGCAGATCAGCGCAGAGATTGAGCTTTTGCCCaccaatgacaagaaaaaatggGCCCGACCTcctatttccatgaattttgag GTGCCATTTGCGCCTTCTGGCCTCAAGGTGCGCTACTTGAAGGTGTTTGAACCGAAGCTGAACTACAGCGACCACGATGTCATCAAATGGGTGCGCTACATTGGCCGCAGCGGCATTTACGAGACCCGCTGCTAG
- the ABCF3 gene encoding ATP-binding cassette sub-family F member 3 produces MATCAEILRSEFPEIDGQVFDYVTGVLHSGSADFESVDDLVEAVGELLQEVSGDSKDDAGIRAVCQRMYNTLRLAEPQSQGNSQVRLDTPIQLSKITENYDCDPKLPGLLKREQSSTVNAKKLEKAEARLKAKQEKRSEKDALKTCGPLVLEEASASQAGSRKESRLESSGKNKSYDVRIENFDVSFGDRVLLAGADVNLAWGRRYGLVGRNGLGKTTLLKMLATRSLRVPAHISLLHVEQEVAGDDTPALQSVLESDSVREDLLRREQELSSQIAAGRAEGSEAAQLAEIYAKLEEIEADKAPARASVILAGLGFTPKMQQQPTREFSGGWRMRLALARALFARPDLLLLDEPTNMLDVRAILWLENYLQTWPSTILVVSHDRNFLNAIATDIIHLHSQRLDGYRGDFETFIKSKQERLLNQQREYEAQQQYRQHIQVFIDRFRYNANRASQVQSKLKMLEKLPELKPVDKESEVVMKFPDGFEKFSPPILQLDEVDFYYDPKHIVFSRLSVSADLESRICVVGENGAGKSTMLKLLMGDLAPIRGIRHAHRNLKIGYFSQHHVEQLDLNVSAVELLARKFPGRPEEEYRHQLGRYGISGELAMRPVASLSGGQKSRVAFAQMTMPCPNFYILDEPTNHLDMETIEALGRALNSFRGGVILVSHNERFIRLVCRELWVCEGGGVTRVEGGFDQYRALLQEQFRREGFL; encoded by the exons ATGGCGACTTGCGCCGAGATCTTGCGGAGCGAGTTCCCGGAAATTGACGGACAGGTCTTCGACTACGTGACGG GCGTCCTGCACAGCGGCAGCGCGGATTTCGAGTCTGTGGATGACCTGGTGGAAGCTGTCGGGGAACTGTTGCAGGAGGTGTCCGGGGACAGCAAGGATGACGCGGGCATCAGGGCCGTGTGCCAGCGCATGTACAACACTCTGCGCCT CGCCGAGCCACAGAGTCAAGGAAACAGCCAGGTGCGACTGGATACCCCCATCCAGTTGTCAAAGATAACGGAGAACTACG ACTGTGACCCCAAACTTCCAGGACTGCTGAAGAGGGAGCAGTCCTCg ACGGTAAACGCAAAGAAGCTGGAGAAGGCGGAAGCACGGCTGAAGGCGAAGCAGGAGAAGCGCTCAGAGAAGGACGCCCTCAAGACCTGCGGCCCTCT AGTCCTGGAAGAGGCGTCGGCCAGCCAGGCGGGCAGCAGGAAGGAGAGCCGGCTGGAGTCCTCCGGCAAGAACAAGTCCTACGACGTGCGGATCGAGAACTTCGATGTGTCTTTTGGTGATAG GGTACTGCTGGCTGGAGCCGACGTGAACCTGGCGTGGGGCCGCCGCTATGGGCTGGTGGGGCGGAATGGTCTAGGGAAGACAACCCTGCTGAAGATGCTGGCCACCCGGAGCCTGCGGGTTCCAGCCCACATTTCCCTGCTGCACGTAGAGCAGGAGGTTGCGGGAGACGACACCCCTGCCCTGCAGAGCGTGCTGGAGAGTGACAGCGTGCGGGAGGACCTGCTGCGGCGCGAGCAGGAGCTCAGCAGCCAGATTGCAGCTGGCAG GGCGGAAGGCTCTGAAGCTGCACAGCTGGCAGAAATCTATGCTAAACTGGAAGAGATTGAGGCAGACAAGGCACCTGCCAG GGCATCGGTCATTCTTGCTGGGCTTGGCTTCACTCCTAAAATGCAGCAGCAGCCCACCCG GGAGTTCTCGGGTGGCTGGAGGATGAGACTGGCCCTAGCCCGGGCCCTGTTTGCTAG GCCGGATCTTCTGCTGTTAGATG AACCCACAAACATGCTGGATGTGAGGGCCATCCTGTGGCTGGAGAACTACTTGCAG ACGTGGCCCTCCACAATCCTAGTCGTCTCCCATGACCGCAACTTCCTGAACGCCATCGCCACAGACATCATCCACCTGCACAGCCAGAGGTTAGACGGTTACCGCGGCGACTTCGAGACCTTCATCAAGAGCAAGCAGGAGCGGCTGCTCAACCAGCAGCGGGAGTACGAGGCCCAGCAGCAGTACCGCCAGCACATCCAG gtTTTCATTGATCGCTTTCGCTACAACGCCAACAGGGCCTCTCAAGTGCAGAGTAAACTCAAGATGCTGGAGAAGCT ACCGGAGCTGAAACCCGTGGACAAGGAGTCAGAGGTCGTGATGAA gTTTCCTGACGGGTTTGAAAAGTTCTCCCCGCCGATCCTGCAGCTAGATGAGGTGGATTTCTACTACGACCCTAAGCACATCGTCTTCAGCCGTCTCTCCGTCTCCGCTGATCTCGAGTCCCGCATCTGTGTG GTTGGGGAGAATGGAGCTGGGAAGTCCACCATGCTGAAGCTGCTCATGGGGGACCTGGCACCCATCCGAGGCATCAGACACGCTCACAG GAATCTGAAGATTGGTTATTTCAGCCAGCaccacgtggagcagctggacctgaACGTCAGTGCTGTGGAACTGCTGGCGCGCAAATTTCCAG GGCGGCCTGAGGAGGAGTATCGCCACCAGCTGGGCCGGTACGGCATCTCTGGAGAACTGGCCATGCGCCCTGTTGCCAGCTTGTCTGGGGGCCAGAAGAGCCGGGTGGCCTTTGCGCAGATGACCATGCCCTG CCCCAACTTCTACATTCTGGACGAGCCCACAAACCACCTGGACATGGAGACGATCGAGGCTCTGGGCCGCGCGCTCAACAGCTTCAGG GGTGGCGTGATTCTGGTGTCCCACAACGAGCGCTTCATCCGGCTGGTGTGCCGGGAATTGTGGGTGTGCGAAGGAGGCGGCGTCACCCGGGTTGAAGGGGGGTTTGACCAGTACCGAGCCCTCCTCCAGGAACAGTTCCGCCGGGAGGGTTTCCTCTAA